One window from the genome of Candidatus Methylomirabilota bacterium encodes:
- a CDS encoding DEAD/DEAH box helicase, protein MRTELLDTFRLRYPFPLDPFQEQAIHYILEGDSVIVSAPTGAGKTLIAEFAIYQALSTGRRVAYTTPLKALSNQKFADFCKQFGEENVGILTGDVKVNPGAPLMVMTTEILRNKLYTRTLAKTAYVVLDECHYMGDEGRGTVWEEIIINCPWDIQLIALSATVGNIDEIAEWISEVHRPIRKVVLHWRPVPLHYHLCGSEGELIQVNGLSRAQLLAGVASWRGMATVRMRGRVTRERRRWRVRRRVRPSVLLPGLKAKRWLPAIYFIFSRAGCEEALRRFLEEGVSLLAPAQQQEVDQAIETFLSESSALVSKSKLNELVFDGLRRGAGVHHAGILPALKRLTETLFERGLTHVVFATETMSLGIHMPAKSVVLQDLTKRSDFGFRTLSHNELTQMAGRAGRRGIDPEGKCIIALDTPETVEDALHLIRKRSEPIESQFRIGYSSAALLILTYGDPEDIRRNIESSFGQFQNRKRIQVIEQEIAELTGRLDRTRRVDIPCCTLEELLAYQTKRQEMETLNQDLQRLWPGQQQFGRRGRRRGRSFPKGHGEATPGAVQDYVELKRRIEEKALALAELRCHRCKERHRLEKALKRERRLTETIRNQTRTLEHLRNTYWEQFLRVLEVLRRFGYLRDRTLTQEGLLIGDLRHDNELLVARVVFSEALDGFKPYEMMAILSCLVEEPREIEAPFASQLLKRQPHLKRGIRQIEALAREVMDVQQAHRIFLPVSVHTTYLSAAYEWAAGEEDWMHLVEEHYGGHEGDMIRAFRRLIDLSRQLLESPQLPPTLREDLHVGVRSLDRGIVLESALI, encoded by the coding sequence ATGAGGACAGAGCTTTTAGACACATTTCGTCTCCGCTATCCCTTTCCCCTGGACCCCTTTCAGGAGCAGGCGATCCACTACATCCTGGAGGGGGACTCTGTCATCGTCTCTGCTCCCACGGGAGCCGGGAAGACCCTCATCGCCGAGTTCGCCATTTATCAGGCGCTCTCCACGGGGAGGCGCGTTGCCTACACCACCCCACTCAAGGCCCTCAGCAATCAGAAGTTTGCCGATTTTTGTAAGCAGTTTGGGGAGGAGAACGTGGGGATCCTTACGGGGGATGTTAAAGTGAACCCGGGTGCCCCCCTGATGGTCATGACCACCGAGATTCTCCGCAACAAGCTCTACACCCGCACCCTGGCGAAGACCGCCTACGTGGTGTTGGACGAGTGCCACTACATGGGAGATGAGGGACGGGGGACGGTGTGGGAGGAGATTATCATCAATTGCCCCTGGGACATCCAGCTCATCGCCCTTTCGGCCACCGTGGGAAACATCGACGAGATCGCGGAGTGGATCAGTGAAGTCCACCGTCCCATCCGGAAGGTTGTTCTTCACTGGCGCCCCGTCCCCTTGCACTACCATCTCTGTGGCTCAGAGGGAGAGTTGATTCAGGTCAATGGTCTTTCCCGGGCTCAACTGCTCGCGGGTGTTGCGTCCTGGCGGGGCATGGCAACGGTACGCATGCGGGGACGGGTGACCCGGGAGCGTCGACGATGGCGGGTCAGGCGCCGGGTGAGGCCTTCGGTCCTGCTTCCAGGCCTGAAGGCCAAACGGTGGCTCCCGGCCATTTATTTCATCTTTAGCCGGGCAGGGTGTGAAGAAGCCCTCCGACGGTTCCTGGAGGAGGGGGTCTCCCTGTTAGCGCCCGCGCAACAGCAAGAGGTCGATCAGGCAATCGAGACATTTCTGAGCGAGAGTTCGGCTCTGGTGAGTAAGTCAAAGCTGAACGAGCTCGTCTTCGACGGTCTCCGCCGGGGGGCGGGGGTCCATCATGCCGGGATCCTGCCGGCCCTGAAACGTCTGACCGAAACCTTATTCGAACGGGGACTGACCCATGTGGTCTTTGCCACCGAGACGATGAGCCTGGGGATCCACATGCCGGCCAAGAGTGTGGTGCTCCAGGACTTGACGAAGCGGAGTGATTTCGGTTTCCGAACCCTCAGCCACAATGAATTGACCCAGATGGCCGGCCGTGCTGGTCGCCGCGGGATCGATCCCGAAGGGAAATGCATCATTGCGCTGGATACCCCGGAGACTGTCGAGGACGCGCTCCATCTTATCCGGAAGCGATCGGAGCCCATCGAGAGTCAGTTCCGCATCGGGTACAGTTCTGCGGCCCTGCTGATCCTTACCTACGGGGATCCGGAAGATATCCGGCGCAACATCGAATCCAGCTTCGGGCAATTTCAGAATCGGAAGCGGATCCAGGTCATCGAGCAGGAGATTGCCGAGCTCACCGGCCGGCTTGACCGGACTCGCCGGGTAGACATTCCCTGTTGTACCTTGGAAGAGTTGCTCGCCTATCAGACCAAGCGGCAAGAGATGGAGACGCTGAACCAAGATCTCCAGCGGTTATGGCCTGGGCAGCAACAGTTTGGCCGCCGGGGGCGGAGGAGGGGGCGATCTTTCCCCAAGGGCCATGGCGAGGCGACGCCTGGGGCAGTTCAAGACTACGTGGAGCTCAAGCGGCGGATCGAGGAGAAGGCGCTGGCCCTTGCAGAGCTTCGCTGCCACCGTTGCAAGGAGCGGCACCGACTGGAAAAGGCCCTCAAGCGAGAGCGGCGACTGACGGAAACCATCCGGAACCAGACGCGGACACTGGAACATCTGAGGAATACCTACTGGGAGCAGTTTCTGCGGGTCTTGGAGGTCCTGAGACGCTTCGGCTATCTCCGGGATCGCACCCTCACCCAAGAGGGATTATTAATCGGTGATCTGCGCCACGATAATGAACTCTTGGTCGCTCGGGTGGTCTTTTCGGAAGCGCTGGACGGGTTCAAACCCTACGAGATGATGGCGATCCTTTCTTGTCTCGTGGAGGAGCCCCGCGAGATCGAAGCCCCCTTTGCCAGTCAGCTGCTCAAGCGGCAGCCGCATCTCAAGCGGGGGATCCGGCAGATCGAGGCGTTGGCTCGTGAGGTGATGGACGTCCAGCAAGCCCATCGGATCTTCCTCCCGGTCTCCGTGCACACCACCTACCTCTCAGCGGCCTACGAGTGGGCGGCTGGCGAGGAAGATTGGATGCACTTAGTGGAAGAGCATTACGGCGGACATGAAGGAGACATGATTCGCGCCTTCCGGCGCCTCATCGATCTTTCTCGGCAGCTTCTCGAGTCTCCGCAGCTGCCTCCAACCCTCAGGGAGGATCTGCATGTGGGAGTCCGGTCCCTGGATCGGGGGATCGTCCTTGAGAGCGCATTGATATAG
- a CDS encoding radical SAM protein yields MAFLVFADQKERIYDHPTLEMGGASGATWVRVPEEELIPLPEGARLFTMPGAHPVGWNGFLATFEVAEAARGQQAVAAFLPPGYMRTHLPATSYPDASVAPYLPLWSYTAVGWRSGQFVAAAVRIDPMDHQAPWQYDDRTLLPLIRGRLAEQPDNRLLHHLKRCATDYHCLCAKNAFYRRWEAPLPIAFACNADCVGCISLQTEGLVPASHERIGGAPTLEELCALAHPHLTEAEEAIVSFGQGCEGEPLLHGDLIEETIRRLRSRTDRGTIHLNTNGSLPQVVERLCMAGLDSIRISLNATQPEAYAAYYRPKHYEYADVVESIRRAKAHGCYTSINLLVFPGVADREEEVDGLLHLIVQTGLDLIQMKNLNIDPRRYLESLPPPRGGAIGMRELVRTIRREAPQVDIGYFNRPREHFGRSLCETLTF; encoded by the coding sequence GTGGCCTTTCTCGTGTTTGCAGATCAGAAGGAGCGGATCTATGACCACCCGACCCTCGAGATGGGTGGCGCTTCGGGGGCCACGTGGGTCCGCGTGCCTGAGGAAGAGCTGATTCCCTTGCCCGAGGGGGCGCGGCTTTTCACGATGCCTGGGGCCCATCCGGTCGGCTGGAACGGCTTCCTCGCGACCTTCGAAGTAGCCGAGGCGGCCAGAGGGCAGCAGGCGGTGGCGGCCTTCCTCCCCCCAGGGTACATGCGGACCCACCTGCCGGCGACCTCCTATCCCGACGCTTCGGTCGCCCCTTATCTACCGCTATGGTCTTACACCGCCGTAGGATGGCGGAGTGGGCAGTTCGTCGCCGCGGCGGTTCGCATCGATCCGATGGATCACCAGGCGCCGTGGCAGTATGACGATCGGACACTCTTGCCTCTTATCCGAGGGCGGCTGGCGGAGCAGCCGGACAACCGGCTCTTGCATCATCTGAAGCGCTGTGCCACCGACTACCATTGCCTTTGTGCCAAGAACGCCTTCTACCGGCGGTGGGAGGCGCCGCTCCCCATCGCCTTTGCCTGTAATGCCGACTGTGTTGGCTGCATCTCGCTGCAGACCGAAGGGCTCGTCCCGGCTTCCCATGAACGTATCGGAGGGGCACCGACGCTGGAAGAACTGTGCGCGCTGGCGCACCCGCATTTGACCGAGGCGGAGGAGGCCATCGTGAGCTTCGGCCAGGGCTGTGAAGGTGAGCCACTCCTGCATGGGGACCTGATCGAGGAAACCATACGGCGCTTGAGGTCACGAACCGACCGGGGGACGATTCACCTAAACACGAACGGGTCGCTGCCCCAGGTCGTCGAGCGACTCTGTATGGCGGGCCTCGACAGCATCCGGATAAGCCTCAATGCGACCCAGCCCGAGGCGTACGCCGCCTATTACCGACCCAAGCACTACGAGTATGCCGATGTGGTCGAGTCGATTCGGAGGGCCAAAGCCCACGGCTGCTACACGTCCATCAACCTGCTTGTCTTTCCGGGGGTCGCCGACCGGGAGGAAGAGGTTGACGGCCTGCTTCACCTCATCGTTCAGACAGGGCTCGATCTTATCCAGATGAAGAACCTGAACATCGACCCCCGCCGGTACCTCGAGAGCCTCCCTCCCCCGCGGGGTGGGGCGATCGGGATGCGGGAGCTTGTGCGCACGATCCGGCGTGAGGCGCCACAGGTCGACATCGGGTATTTCAACCGCCCGAGAGAGCACTTTGGTCGCTCCCTCTGCGAGACACTCACCTTCTGA
- a CDS encoding class I SAM-dependent methyltransferase produces the protein MARPIYEQQKSFFRRAYEAGETPWPRVKPTPAVARLARRLKRERGRARVLDVGCGEGRHMICFGKEGHQAVGVDYEPLALRKACARIDARAVRSHLRFILADAFRLPFRQASFDALVDSGVFHHVKKTDWSRYLNGLTARLKAGGYLHLTAFSTRFKHYPGERRTRNWIVHRNHYDHFFRKRDFAAIFGRCFDILAIEEEKQSLHVFWHVLMKKR, from the coding sequence ATGGCGAGACCGATCTACGAACAACAGAAGAGCTTCTTCCGTCGGGCGTACGAGGCGGGGGAAACCCCGTGGCCGCGTGTCAAGCCCACCCCGGCGGTGGCCCGCCTTGCGAGGCGCCTCAAACGCGAGCGAGGACGCGCGCGGGTCCTCGACGTGGGCTGCGGCGAGGGACGACACATGATCTGTTTTGGGAAAGAAGGGCACCAGGCGGTGGGGGTGGATTACGAGCCGCTTGCCTTAAGGAAGGCCTGTGCGCGCATCGATGCTCGCGCGGTCCGCTCACACCTGAGGTTCATCCTCGCGGATGCCTTTCGTCTCCCCTTTCGGCAGGCGAGCTTCGATGCCCTGGTGGACAGTGGGGTCTTCCACCATGTGAAGAAGACCGATTGGTCCCGGTACCTCAACGGTCTCACGGCACGGCTGAAGGCGGGTGGCTACTTACACCTGACCGCCTTCAGCACCCGCTTCAAACACTACCCGGGTGAACGCCGTACGCGCAACTGGATTGTCCATCGAAACCACTACGACCATTTCTTTCGGAAACGGGACTTCGCCGCGATCTTCGGCCGCTGCTTTGACATCCTTGCCATTGAGGAAGAAAAGCAGTCCCTCCACGTCTTCTGGCACGTCCTGATGAAGAAGCGATGA
- a CDS encoding CBS domain-containing protein: MVDPQEIEEDYGDEYLAVSEERTKPRITVDEAIFNRPIRELNYHPPRCLQRTAKLAEAVELMKRYSVGAVMIQDGEPLVGILSERDMLRKVLGTDVDLDQATVEQFMTRNPEVLKLDDVVAYAIHTMHLGGFRHVPLVDEKHRPVGIVSVKDVNEYTVSFIAQQILTLPPDPHRKYEPRIEGG, encoded by the coding sequence ATGGTAGACCCCCAGGAAATCGAAGAGGATTACGGGGACGAGTATCTGGCCGTCAGTGAAGAAAGGACGAAGCCGCGGATCACCGTCGACGAAGCAATCTTTAATCGTCCGATCCGAGAGCTAAATTATCATCCTCCCAGGTGTCTCCAGCGAACGGCGAAGCTGGCCGAGGCTGTCGAGCTTATGAAGCGCTACAGTGTGGGCGCGGTGATGATTCAGGATGGAGAACCCCTGGTAGGAATCCTCTCGGAACGCGACATGCTGCGAAAGGTCCTGGGGACCGACGTGGACCTAGACCAAGCGACGGTAGAACAGTTCATGACACGCAACCCCGAGGTGCTCAAGCTTGACGATGTGGTCGCCTATGCAATCCATACGATGCACCTCGGCGGATTCCGTCACGTCCCTCTGGTGGACGAGAAGCACCGCCCGGTGGGTATCGTGTCGGTCAAGGACGTGAATGAGTACACAGTTTCCTTCATCGCCCAGCAAATCCTCACCCTTCCCCCTGACCCCCACCGCAAGTACGAGCCACGAATCGAAGGGGGCTGA
- a CDS encoding phosphatase PAP2 family protein: MKRHQRLKPVDLISYLALLALMLTTLVTQPPHGTALLLKYGGLALVLTLLWWMDQGRFWLARGLHAFYPIVFIPILFDSFADLLPWVSPILRDPVLIQLDLALLGTHPTVWLDRFIHPWLTEILTWAYATYYFLPVVLVVALYWRGKEMSFDRAVFGVALGFYLSYLGYFLFPAIGPRFTLTHLQTADLHGIFSADAIRDTLNFLERFKQDAFPSGHTAVVLLVLFYAWQFFRGLFWVFLPVVVALIFSTVYLRYHYVVDVLAGIALAVLCIGLERVTTNLWHR, from the coding sequence ATGAAGAGGCATCAGCGGTTGAAGCCGGTGGATCTGATCAGCTATCTGGCGCTTCTTGCCCTTATGCTCACCACGCTGGTGACCCAGCCTCCCCATGGCACGGCCCTTTTGTTGAAATACGGTGGACTGGCCCTTGTCCTTACGCTGCTCTGGTGGATGGATCAGGGGCGATTCTGGCTCGCGAGAGGACTGCATGCCTTTTACCCCATTGTCTTCATACCGATCCTGTTCGACAGCTTTGCCGATCTCCTGCCGTGGGTAAGCCCGATTTTGCGGGACCCCGTCCTTATTCAACTGGATCTTGCCCTCCTTGGCACTCATCCCACCGTCTGGCTCGACCGGTTTATCCACCCCTGGCTCACCGAAATCCTCACCTGGGCCTACGCCACATATTACTTTCTTCCTGTCGTCCTGGTGGTTGCTCTGTATTGGCGGGGGAAAGAAATGAGCTTTGACCGGGCGGTCTTCGGCGTGGCTCTCGGATTTTACCTCTCCTACCTGGGCTACTTCTTGTTTCCTGCGATCGGGCCCCGGTTCACATTGACTCATCTCCAAACGGCGGACCTTCACGGGATCTTCTCGGCGGACGCCATCCGGGATACCTTGAATTTCCTCGAGCGGTTCAAGCAGGATGCCTTCCCGAGCGGTCACACGGCCGTTGTCCTCCTTGTCCTCTTTTACGCCTGGCAGTTTTTTCGTGGCCTCTTCTGGGTATTCCTGCCCGTGGTGGTGGCTCTGATCTTCTCTACCGTGTACCTCCGCTATCACTATGTGGTTGATGTACTGGCGGGGATCGCGCTGGCTGTCCTGTGTATCGGATTGGAGCGTGTGACCACGAACCTCTGGCACCGATGA